In Paraburkholderia flagellata, the sequence AGCGATCATGTAGTGAGAGCGATGCGCCTGGGTGGTCCAAAGCTTCTGCCCCGAGAGCGTCCAGCCGCCGTCCGCCCGCGTCGCACGGGTGCGTACGGAGGCCAGATCGGAACCGGAGCCGGGCTCGCTCATGCCGATACAGAAGAACGCTTCGCCACGGCAGATGCGCGGCAGGTAAAAGCGCTTCTGGCGCTCGCTGCCGTACCGCGCGATCAGCGGACCGCTTTGCCGGTCCGCGATCCAGTGGGCGCCGACCGGCGCGCCGGCATTGAGCAGTTCCTCGGCGAGCACGAAGCGCGCGAATGCGCCGCGATCGCTGCCGCCATACGCCTTCGGCAGGGTCAGCCCAAGCCAGCCGCGCGCGCCGAGCGCGCGGCTGAAGTCGGCGTCGAAGCCCATCCACGAGCGCGCGCGGGCGTCGGCGGGAAGCGCGCGCAAGCGCTCGCGCAGGAAGGCGCGCACCTCGGCGCGCAGCGCCTCGTCCTCTGGCGGCAGCGCGACGCAGGCAAGGGGTTCTATCATCGCAGTCGTTTCATCGAAGGGTTGAGGAGCCGATCACGCCATCCGCGGTGAGGCGTTCGAGCGCGGCGGCATCGAGGCCGAGCAGGGAGGCGAGCATGTCGTGGGTGTGTTCGCCGAGCAACGGGGGGGCGCCGCGGTAGGTGGCCGGCGTCGCCGAGAGGCGGATCGGGTTGGCCACGAGCGGGACCGAGCCCGCCACCGGATGCGGCAACTCCAGCTTGAGCCCGCGCGCGACGACCTGCGGATCGCGAAATACGCGATCGACCGTATTGATGGGGCCGCACGGAACGCCCGCCGCTTCGAGCAGCGCGACCCAGGCGTCGGTGCCGCGTTGCACGGTGACGGCGCGCAGCAGCGGCACAAGCGTCGCGCGGTGCGCCACGCGCGCGGCATTGGTCGCGAAGCGCGGGTCGTCGGCCCACTCGGGATGCGCCAGCACCTGGCACAGCCGGGCGAACTGCGCGTCGTTGCCGACGGCGAGAATCATGTCGCCGTCGGCGGTCGGGAAGTCCTGGTAGGGCACCACGTTCGGATGTGCGTTGCCGAGCCGGTGCGGCACCGTGCCGCCGTACAGGTAGTTCATGGCCTGATTCGCGAGCGTTGCGACCTGCACGTCGAGCAGCCCCAGATCGATGTGCTGGCCCGCCCCGCTGATCTCACGATGCGCCAGCGCGGCGAGGATCGCGTTCGACGCGTACAGGCCGGTCAGCACGTCGGTCAGCGCGACGCCGACCTTGAGCGGGCCGGCGCCGGCATCGTCGTCGGCACGGCCGGTGACGCTCATCAAGCCGCCGAGGCCCTGCACGAGGAAGTCATAGCCCGCGCGGGCGGCATAGGGCCCGGTCTGCCCGAAACCCGTGATGGAGCAGTAGATGAGCCGCGGATTGAGCGCCTGCAGCGACGCGTAGTCGAGTCCATATGGCTCGAGGCCACCCACCTTGAAGTTCTCGACCACGATGTCGGCGTGCGCCGCCATCTCGCGCAACAGGCGCGCGCCCTCGGGTTTCGTGAAGTCGATGCAGACGGACTTCTTGTTGCGGTTCGCGCACATGAAATACGCGGCGTCGCGCGTGTCGTTGCCTTCGCGATCCTTGACGTACGGCGGCCCCCAGCTGCGCGTGTCGTCGCCAACACCGGGGCGCTCGATCTTGATGACGTCGGCGCCCAGGTCGGCCAGCAGTTGCGTGGCCCACGGTCCCGCGAGGATCCGCGAAAGGTCGAGCACGCGCACATGGGACAGCGCGCCGGGGGCGCAGGATTCGTCGCCGCGCGGCGAGGGGCTGGAGGGTATCGTCATGACTCGGCGCAAGTTCGGTCGTGGTGGGCGGCGTCGTTCACGCGCGGGAGGCCTGGGCCGCTTCGCGCAGGGCGCTGAGCGAGGCGTTGGGCGTAATCGCTTCGGGGTCCAGAAGACAATGCAGGATTGCCGGCCGCCCGCAAGCGAGCGCGCGCTCGAGCGCCGGCCCGAACTGCGCGGTGCTCTCGACGCGCTCGCCGTACCCGCCGAACGCCTCGGCGAAAGCGGCGAAGTCGGGGTTGCGCAGCGCCGTGGCGGTGACGCGCCCCGGGTAGATTTTTTCCTGGTGCATACGAATGGTCCCGTACATGCCGTTGTCGACGACGATCACGACGATCGGCAACTCGTACTGAACGGCGGTGGCGAACTCCTGCCCGTTCATCAGGAAGCAGCCGTCGCCGGCGAACGCGACCACTGTGCGTTCCGGGTAGAGCCGTTTCGCGGCAACGGCTGCCGGTGTGCCGTAACCCATCGAGCCGCTCGTCGGCGCGAGCTGGGTGCCGTACTGCGAAAAGCGGAAGAAGCGGTGCAGCCACGTCGCGTAGTTGCCGGCGCCGTTGCAGAGGATGGCATCGGCAGGCAGGCGCTCCTGCAGCCACGCGACGACCTGCGCCATCTGCAATGCGCCCGGCGAATCGATCGACTGCGGGTCGCTCCAGCTTTCGTAGCGGCTGCGCGCGCTGCGCGTGGACTCGGCCCACGGCGGCGACGCCGGCGGTTCGAGCCGGGCGGCCGCGGCCGCGAACTGCCGCATCGAAGCGTGAATCGCCAGGTCGGGCTGATAGACGCTGCCCAGTTCGGCCGCATCGGGGTGAACATGGACCAGTAGCTGCACCGGGTCCGGAATGCGCAGCAAGGTGTAGCCCTGGCTCGCGGCTTCGGAGAGGCGGCCGCCGATCAGCAAGACCAGATCGGCGTTCTGGAACTGCTCCACCAGTTTGGGATTCGGGCCGAGGCCCAGGTCGCCGATGAAGTTCGGGTGCTGCGCCGGATACAGCATCTGGCGGCGGAACGACACCGCCGCGGGCAGGCTGTAGCGCTCCGAAAACCGCACCATGTCCTCGACGGCCTGCTCGTCCCAGCCGCTGCCGCCCAGCAACGCGATGGGGCGCCGCGCGGTGGCCAGCAGGCGCTGCAAGGCGTCGAGGTCCGGCGCGCCGGGCCAGGTCTGAAGTGGCTGGTGAGGGCGGGCGTCGCCCGCGTCGGCGGTTTCGACCAGCATGTCTTCGGGCAGGGCGATGACGACCGGCCCCGGTCGCCCGGAGGTCGCGACATGAAAGGCGCGCGCGATGATCTCCGGAATCCGCTTCGGGTCGTCGATCTCGGTGACCCATTTGGCCATGGAGCCGAACACGGCCCGGTAGTCGAGTTCCTGGAAGGCGTCGCGCCCGCGCATGCCGCGCTCGACCTGGCCGACGAACAGGATCAACGGCGTGGAGTCCTGTTGTGCGATATGCACGCCGTGGCAAGCGTTGCTCGCGCCCGGTCCGCGCGTGACGAAGCACACGCCGGGACGTCCCGTGAGCTTGCCGCAGGCTTCGGCCATCATGGCCGCCCCGCCTTCCTGGCGGCACACGGTGAGCTTGACCGACGTGTCGTGCAGCGCGTCCAGCGCGGCGAGGAAGCTTTCTCCGGGCACGCAGAAGACGTGTTCAACGGCGTGCAGCACCAGTTGGTCGATCAGGATCTGGCCGCCGGTGCGCGCCTTGAGGGTCTCGTTTCGCATGGTTCTGTCAGGCGTTGTCGGGGGAAGGGGCGGCGCCGGACGGCCCGGTTTTGGCCACGCCGGCGGTTGAAAAGTGTTGGGGCGGCACTTCGTAGACCATGATGCGGATGTTGTCGAGCGGTGCGTTCAAGGTGCGGTGAAGTGCGTCGGCGACTTCGCGGTACATCGCCGCTTTCTGTTCCTGGCTGCGGCCTTCGATCATCGTGATCTGGACGATGGGCATGATGCGTTTCCTCTCTGGGGGCGGACGTAAAGGGAATCAGTGGCCGCAGAACTGCGCGGCGGCACCTAGTGAAGGGGCTTGATACAGGAACAGGCTGGCGGCCTCGCGGATCCTCTCCGCGCATGTCTCGGTGCGCGCTGCATCGAGGTCGCGGGTCAGCCCGGTCATCACGAGGCAGCCCACCGCCCCGTGCGCCCAGGACCTGACCGGCGCGCCGATGGCGGTCACGCCCACGCGCTGCTCGTCACGCGCCACCACATAGCCGCGCGTGGCGGCCTGCGCGAGGTCCGCGTCGAGCTGCGCCCAGCTGGTGAGGGTGGCATCGGTCCAGGCGGCAAACGGCTCCTCGCCGAGCACCGCGCGGCGCGCTGCGCCGTCGAGGCCCAGCAGCAATGATTTGCCGCCGCCGCTGCCGTGCAGGGGCCCGCGCAGCCAGGTGCCGTAGTACGGACTCAGCGAGCCCGGCGTTTGCGCGATTTCCACGACCATGCGCTCGTATCCGACAAAGAGGATGAACACGACTGTTTGCTGCAGGTCGTTGGCGATGTCGCGCACGAACGCCGAGGTCTCGCGCCGCAACTGCTCAACGGGATGGAGCAGGGCGAACGGATGAATGGCCTTGGGCGACGGCGAATAGCGCTTCGTGAACGGCTGGCGCACGACGTATTCGGCCACCTCCAGCGCGCGCAGGAGCCGCAGCGTCGTGCTCTGTTCGAGACCGACGCTCGCGGCGATCTCCGCGAGCGTGAGCGGCGCGCGCGCGGCCAGCAGCGCGTCGAGCATGGCGAGGCCGCGCGCGAGCGTGCCGGTCAGCGCGTCGTGGCTCGCGGGCGTTTCGAGGGAAAGGACCATGCTCGGCCTCACGTTTGCAGCGTGGGAGACGGCGGGCTCAGCCGCCCAGCACCGGCGAGGCGACCTTGAGCGCGTCGAGCCGCTCCCAGTCGAATTCGAACCCCACCCCGGGGGCCTTCGGCATCGCCGCATGGCCGTGTTCGTCGAGTTGCACTTTCTGCCTGAAGAGCGGTTCGAACCACGGGAACGATTCGCAGTACAGACCATGTTTTGACGAGGCGACGATATGCATGCTGTGTTCCGTGAAGATATGCGGCGAGACCGGCACGTCGCGCGCGGCCAGGTAACTGGCCGCCTTGCGCATTTCGGTGAAGCCGCCCATACGTTGCAGGTCGGGCATCATGATGTCGGCGGCGCGCGCCTCGACCATGCGCCTCACGCCGTAGCGCGTGAACTCCGTTTCGCCGCTCGCGATCGCCGTGTCGAGCGCATTCGCAAGAGCCGCGTTACCGGCGTCGTCCCAGGTGGGCAGCGGCTCCTCGAACCAGACGAGATCGAAGCGCTCGAGCGCACGCCCAAGGCGGATCGCCTTCTGGGGCGTGAGCCCCTGATTGGCGTCCACCATCAGCGCGATTTCGGGGCCGATCACCTCGCGCACACATTCGACGCGCGCCACATCGTCCTGCCAGCGCGCGGAGCCGATGCGCAGCTTCATCGCCTTGAAACCCTGGGCGAGGAACGCTCGCGCTTCCTCCTGCAATTGCTCGGGCGTGGCGGACAGCCACAGGCCGCCGCTCGCATAGATGGGCACGCTTGTGCGACACGCGCCGAACAGCTGGTAGAGCGGCCGTCCGGCCGCCTTGCCGACCAGGTCCCAGCAGGCGACATCGAAAGGCGTCATGGCGATGACGGCGATGCCGGCCTGGCCGTAGAAGTTCAACGAGCGGAACGCTTCGGCCCACAGCGCCTCCACGTCGTGCGGGTCGCGCCCGAGATAGAGCGATTTCAGCGATTGCGCGAGCGCCGCGATCGACTGCATGCGCTCGACGTCGAAGCAGAACGCGTAACCCTCGCCGCTGAGACCAATGTCGGTGCGCACGGTCACGAGCAGCGCTGCCACGTGGTCGAAGCGATGGATGGCTGTGGTCTGCGGCCGTTCCAGAGGCAACTTGACGACGGACAGTTCGATCCCGGTGATGCGCATGTCGGCTTCTTTCGTCACGGTGAATCCTCGTTGGTTGCATTCAGTATTCACCTAATTTTTGACCAATGCAATTATCGTTGCGCTGGTCGAAAGTAAGTGTTTCCCCTTGGATCGATCGACAAACCCTTGTGCGGCGGACACGTAGCTCTTGTGCGAAAGGTGATCCAGGGATTTCACCAAGTGCTTACAAGATTGACATTGAATCCACTAGCTCATATCGTTCAGTGAAAGAAAAATTGTGATCAGCGAAATTAAGGAGACGAAATGACCGTACGGCTATGTCTGCTGGGACCGGTGCGCCGCAGGTTGACGGGTGCCGTGCTGGGGGTGCTGGTGGCGAGCGCCGGCGCGCACGCGGCCGAGACGGGGCCGATCAGGATCGGTTGGCTGTCCTCACTGACGGGGCCGCTATCGTCGGCGGCGAGCGCGGAGAACCAGGGCGTGCAGTTCGCCGTGGAGCAGATCAATGCAGCAGGGGGCATCAACGGGCGCAAGATCGAGCTCATCACGCGCGACACGGCGGGAGACCCGACCAAGGCCGTCAACTACGCGAACCAGCTGATCTTCAACGAGAAGGTGTCGTTCGTCATCGGCCCGGTCAATTCCGGCGAATCGCTCGCTACGGTGCCGGTGGTCGCGCGCTCGGGCACGCCCAATCTCGTCATCAGCACGGTCGACGAACTCACGGATGCGCGCAAGTATCCGGACGCCTTTCGCGTCATCAACACGAACGAGCAATGGCTCAACGCGGCCAACGACTACGCGCTGAACACGCTCAAGCGCAGCAAGATCGCGATCATCGGCGACACCAGCGGCTACGGTACGAGCACGGCGAAGCGCGCGACGCAGCTGCTCGCGGCGCGAGGCATCAAGCCGGTCTACAGCGTGCTGGTGGACCCGAACCAGACGAGCCTCACCGACGAAATGAGCAAGGCGCGCGCGGCCGGCGCCGACGTCGTGATGCCGTGGAGCGCGGCCACCGGGCTGCTCGCCCGCGTGCTCAACGCGCGCGGCGACATGGGCTGGGACGTTCCGGTGGTCGGCCACCCCGCGATCATGGGCACACCCATCCGCGCGTTGCTGAACAAGCCCAGCTACTGGGACAACACGTTTTCGGTGGGCTACGCCTCCACGACCTATGACGCGAACGGCAAGCTGCCGGCGCCCACGGCGAAGCTGATGCAGGAGATTGCCCCGCGCCTCGGCGGCAAGATCGACTTCACGTTCTGGTGGATCGCCATGGGCTATGACACGGTCAAGCTTGCCGAGCGGGCCATCAAGACGGCGGGCTCGACTGACCCGGCGGCCGTGCAGAAGGCCCTGGAGGGGCTCAGGAACTTCCCCGGCGTGTATGCGAGCTACACCTATGGCGCGACCCAGCGCAACGGCTTCCCCGATGCAGGCATCGTGATGAACCGCGCGAACTCGTTCAAGGACGGCAGCTTCCAGCGCGCCCCCGACTAACAGGTGCGCGGGCAACGGCCCCGCGCGCTCCGGCTACGAACTGGAGGCTGGCTTTCGCATGGATACCGTCTTGATGACCGGGCTCGCGATGGGGGCGCTGTATGGCGCCGCCGCGCTCGCCTACAACGTGATGTTCTCGACCTCGAAGGTGCTGAGCGTGACGACGGGCCACCTGTTCATGGTGAGCGCGGTGACCGGCGCCTGGCTCGTCGATCAGCTGGGCGCGCCGGTCTGGCTCGGTTTTCTCGGGGCCGTCGC encodes:
- a CDS encoding CaiB/BaiF CoA transferase family protein; translation: MTIPSSPSPRGDESCAPGALSHVRVLDLSRILAGPWATQLLADLGADVIKIERPGVGDDTRSWGPPYVKDREGNDTRDAAYFMCANRNKKSVCIDFTKPEGARLLREMAAHADIVVENFKVGGLEPYGLDYASLQALNPRLIYCSITGFGQTGPYAARAGYDFLVQGLGGLMSVTGRADDDAGAGPLKVGVALTDVLTGLYASNAILAALAHREISGAGQHIDLGLLDVQVATLANQAMNYLYGGTVPHRLGNAHPNVVPYQDFPTADGDMILAVGNDAQFARLCQVLAHPEWADDPRFATNAARVAHRATLVPLLRAVTVQRGTDAWVALLEAAGVPCGPINTVDRVFRDPQVVARGLKLELPHPVAGSVPLVANPIRLSATPATYRGAPPLLGEHTHDMLASLLGLDAAALERLTADGVIGSSTLR
- a CDS encoding thiamine pyrophosphate-binding protein, yielding MRNETLKARTGGQILIDQLVLHAVEHVFCVPGESFLAALDALHDTSVKLTVCRQEGGAAMMAEACGKLTGRPGVCFVTRGPGASNACHGVHIAQQDSTPLILFVGQVERGMRGRDAFQELDYRAVFGSMAKWVTEIDDPKRIPEIIARAFHVATSGRPGPVVIALPEDMLVETADAGDARPHQPLQTWPGAPDLDALQRLLATARRPIALLGGSGWDEQAVEDMVRFSERYSLPAAVSFRRQMLYPAQHPNFIGDLGLGPNPKLVEQFQNADLVLLIGGRLSEAASQGYTLLRIPDPVQLLVHVHPDAAELGSVYQPDLAIHASMRQFAAAAARLEPPASPPWAESTRSARSRYESWSDPQSIDSPGALQMAQVVAWLQERLPADAILCNGAGNYATWLHRFFRFSQYGTQLAPTSGSMGYGTPAAVAAKRLYPERTVVAFAGDGCFLMNGQEFATAVQYELPIVVIVVDNGMYGTIRMHQEKIYPGRVTATALRNPDFAAFAEAFGGYGERVESTAQFGPALERALACGRPAILHCLLDPEAITPNASLSALREAAQASRA
- a CDS encoding 2-hydroxymuconate tautomerase, with the translated sequence MMPIVQITMIEGRSQEQKAAMYREVADALHRTLNAPLDNIRIMVYEVPPQHFSTAGVAKTGPSGAAPSPDNA
- a CDS encoding IclR family transcriptional regulator is translated as MVLSLETPASHDALTGTLARGLAMLDALLAARAPLTLAEIAASVGLEQSTTLRLLRALEVAEYVVRQPFTKRYSPSPKAIHPFALLHPVEQLRRETSAFVRDIANDLQQTVVFILFVGYERMVVEIAQTPGSLSPYYGTWLRGPLHGSGGGKSLLLGLDGAARRAVLGEEPFAAWTDATLTSWAQLDADLAQAATRGYVVARDEQRVGVTAIGAPVRSWAHGAVGCLVMTGLTRDLDAARTETCAERIREAASLFLYQAPSLGAAAQFCGH
- a CDS encoding mandelate racemase/muconate lactonizing enzyme family protein: MTKEADMRITGIELSVVKLPLERPQTTAIHRFDHVAALLVTVRTDIGLSGEGYAFCFDVERMQSIAALAQSLKSLYLGRDPHDVEALWAEAFRSLNFYGQAGIAVIAMTPFDVACWDLVGKAAGRPLYQLFGACRTSVPIYASGGLWLSATPEQLQEEARAFLAQGFKAMKLRIGSARWQDDVARVECVREVIGPEIALMVDANQGLTPQKAIRLGRALERFDLVWFEEPLPTWDDAGNAALANALDTAIASGETEFTRYGVRRMVEARAADIMMPDLQRMGGFTEMRKAASYLAARDVPVSPHIFTEHSMHIVASSKHGLYCESFPWFEPLFRQKVQLDEHGHAAMPKAPGVGFEFDWERLDALKVASPVLGG
- a CDS encoding ABC transporter substrate-binding protein, encoding MTVRLCLLGPVRRRLTGAVLGVLVASAGAHAAETGPIRIGWLSSLTGPLSSAASAENQGVQFAVEQINAAGGINGRKIELITRDTAGDPTKAVNYANQLIFNEKVSFVIGPVNSGESLATVPVVARSGTPNLVISTVDELTDARKYPDAFRVINTNEQWLNAANDYALNTLKRSKIAIIGDTSGYGTSTAKRATQLLAARGIKPVYSVLVDPNQTSLTDEMSKARAAGADVVMPWSAATGLLARVLNARGDMGWDVPVVGHPAIMGTPIRALLNKPSYWDNTFSVGYASTTYDANGKLPAPTAKLMQEIAPRLGGKIDFTFWWIAMGYDTVKLAERAIKTAGSTDPAAVQKALEGLRNFPGVYASYTYGATQRNGFPDAGIVMNRANSFKDGSFQRAPD